A region from the Aphis gossypii isolate Hap1 chromosome 1, ASM2018417v2, whole genome shotgun sequence genome encodes:
- the LOC114119138 gene encoding agrin-like produces the protein MAAYGVYGNGSCGGDVYAHGDDTDLYHQVVVLSKPDGSCVRSQANGSGISGSGVGGGGSVIVETVNGRYNGDYPHQQQQPYDSASGGGGGGGGGVGGQRRHRRSFWCRTTTLATISALLATMFCVTCVVFIYYNYVLNWSPKTVALQVGRTDPCRLVKCLHGQRCIVDKVSAQARCVCAEDTACNDDDSGDNAGGPVCGNDWKDYPSACHVRKAACASGLNIAVKYRGLCDPCDYISCEEPEVCRLDYERRARCVCSEFCGEDFIPVCGSDGRTYTNECFLRRQACRMMPSLRIVFHGQCDQGVNPCLNFTCWEGSRCTIDHLGNAECRCQEPTLCETSVRPVCGTDGYTYESKCFLERMSCSKRSGVTVAYDGHCGDTNPCNGYLCNSGAICKVRDGKAVCECPLCSEHHEPVCGTDGNTYSNECKLKYHNCQQKQIIEVSHVGACNDCTKMNCQFHSVCESNRKEAKCVCPTFKCANASGKVCGTDGITYTDLCHLQNASCATRKKIFAAYAGECGSCHDQKCNCPETCEDTKSKEPVCGSDLITYNSECELLQQSCIKNRTQNLTILFIGDCKESSSIGKFLKPHGSVENSVYSNNNDVCKDIKCDYHATCEVGPDGFPRCSCIFNCSAEASPVCASDVRTYNSLCLMKMEGCQRQQELRLRPMELCQGMEVKPCNGKKPLMNHLNGKELDCGHGPDRQDCPSGSYCHQTSRFAKCCNKSDRDTTIVSDSCQNSSYGCCPDKKTPAKGPKNLGCPVLCNCNKLGSISEECVDKKCLCKSGVGGEKCDRCEPGYWGLPKISSNHQGCMPCGCSLLGSVRDDCEQMTGRCVCKPGAIGPKCNKCEDSSKILNPAGCVSPDMAMQNLTSCSQLVCYYGGVCEMNNDKPSCVCRATCAEDAIRTTLVCGSDGQTYSSECQLKLYACRYQKDIVVKSHTSCKDENLIPGTEGPKFTEPQDIIISKSTRHLLFSELPNFTYNTSGGYEVDIIPEVQDLTGRTTSESTDHEISLCNPNPCQNGGECEVLDSGGFQCHCPTTYSGTVCSNPEEVKEHKSAAFNGHSYVQLKKLKAYHRFSLEMEFKSFSDDGILLYDQQQPDGSGDFISIAIVNKFVEFKYNLGNGAVVLTSAHPITIGTRHKIIAKRYQKDGLLQFENFEPVRSVSMGSLRSLDLNDNAYIGYVPIVHQKIFENIGVKSGLIGCVHSIKIGRYSVNLLGFEDGDLVTNSEGVTECQKGCSNGTCACTGNSCYDDMACSSEPCSFGSTCESLPGGRHACFCLPGLTGANCDKFEYGLTKYFSPEFNGKNSFLTIPLIEDLRRTTRLELWFGTKSDSGLLLYSGQSYTGQGDFISVYLTAGRVRLVYDLGNGKTNITTDEKIVFLPQWNLLKIKRFDNQASIQLNNGNVTTISSSSPLVELNLELPLYIGGVPETVLLNQESIANKPFDGIIQRVILNEKACNLSSGLNQEVIPYRGAPCGYAPCLNGGTCFPVLSRFLCHCGPKHFGPLCEHTYKS, from the exons tgGGAAGGACTGACCCTTGTCGGTTGGTGAAGTGTTTACACGGTCAGCGGTGCATCGTAGATAAAGTGAGTGCGCAAGCGCGCTGTGTGTGCGCCGAAGACACAGCGTGCAATGATGACGACAGCGGTGACAATGCTGGTGGACCGGTGTGCGGAAACGACTGGAAGGACTACCCGAGCGCTTGTCACGTCAGAAAGGCGGCATGTGCATCAGGCTTGAACATAGCGGTCAAATACAGAGGATTGTGTG ATCCGTGTGATTATATATCGTGTGAAGAACCCGAAGTATGTCGTTTGGACTACGAGAGACGTGCTAGGTGCGTGTGCTCAGAATTCTGTGGCGAAGACTTCATTCCAGTGTGTGGATCTGATGGCAGAACGTACACCAACGAATGCTTTCTACGTCGGCAGGCGTGTCGAATGATGCCAAGCCTAAGAATCGTCTTCCATGGACAATGCGACCAAG GCGTAAACCCGTGTCTAAACTTCACATGTTGGGAAGGATCGCGTTGCACAATCGATCATCTAGGCAATGCTGAATGCCGTTGTCAGGAGCCCACACTTTGCGAAACATCAGTGCGACCTGTTTGTGGCACAGACGGCTACACTTACGAGTCCAAATGCTTCTTGGAACGGATGAGTTGTAGCAAGAGGTCCGGTGTCACGGTGGCATACGATGGGCATTGTG GGGACACGAATCCGTGCAATGGGTACTTGTGCAATTCTGGAGCCATTTGTAAAGTAAGAGACGGAAAAGCAGTCTGCGAATGCCCTTTATGTTCCGAACATCACGAGCCCGTGTGCGGCACCGACGGCAACACGTATAGTAACGAGTGCAAATTGAAGTACCACAACTGTCAGCAGAAGCAAATAATCGAAGTGTCCCATGTCGGAGCATGTA ACGATTGTACAAAAATGAATTGTCAGTTTCATTCGGTTTGCGAAAGCAATAGAAAAGAAGCTAAGTGTGTCTGCCCGACGTTCAAATGTGCAAAC GCAAGCGGTAAAGTTTGCGGTACCGACGGTATTACGTACACAGACCTTTGTCATCTACAAAACGCTAGTTGTGCAACAAGGAAGAAAATATTCGCTGCCTACGCGGGTGAATGCG ggTCATGTCACGATCAGAAATGTAACTGTCCTGAAACATGTGAGGACACCAAATCAAAAGAACCCGTCTGCGGTTCCGACTTGATCACTTATAACAGCGAATGCGAGCTACTTCAACAATCGTGTATAAAAAACAGGACACAAAATTTAACGATTTTGTTCATCGGAGATTGTAAAGAATCTTCATCCATAG ggaaatttttaaaacctcaTGGATCAGTAGAAAACAGCGTTTACAGTAACAACAACGATGTATGTAAAGATATTAAATGTGACTACCACGCCACGTGCGAGGTAGGACCCGACGGATTTCCTAGATGTTCatgcatatttaattgttCGGCTGAAGCTTCGCCTGTTTGTGCCTCAGATGTTCGTACTTACAATTCATTGTGTCTAATGAAAATGGAAGGATGTCAAAGACAACAAGAACTTCGATTAAGGCCCATGGAGTTATGCCAAG gtaTGGAAGTAAAACCTTGTAATGGTAAGAAACCCTTGATGAACCATCTAAATGGGAAAGAATTAGACTGTGGTCACGGTCCTGACAGACAAGATTGTCCATCGGGCAGTTATTGTCATCAAACCTCTAGGTTTGCTAAGTGCTGCAATAAATCCGATCGTG atacaACAATAGTTTCGGATAGTTGTCAAAATTCGTCTTACGGCTGTTGCCCTGACAAAAAGACCCCTGCAAAAGGACCAAAAAACCTAGGTTGTCCTGTGTTATGCAATTGCAATAAATTAG GTTCAATATCAGAGGagtgtgtcgataaaaaatgctTATGCAAATCAGGAGTTGGTGGAGAGAAGTGTGACCGATGTGAGCCCGGGTATTGGGGATTACCAAAAATATCATCAAACCATCAAGGTTGCATGC ctTGTGGTTGTTCTCTATTGGGTTCAGTTCGAGACGACTGTGAACAAATGACCGGACGTTGTGTTTGTAAGCCAGGAGCTATAGGACCAAAATGCAATAAATGTGAAGAtagttctaaaattttaaatcctgCTGGATGTGTTTCAC CTGATATGGCGATGCAAAATTTAACGTCTTGTAGTCAACTCGTTTGTTATTATGGTGGTGTATGCGAGATGAACAACGATAAACCATCATGTGTATGTCGAGCAACATGTGCTGAGGATGCAATACGTACAACT CTGGTATGCGGTAGTGATGGGCAAACGTATAGTTCCGAGTgtcaactaaaattatatgctTGTCGCTATCAAAAAGACATTGTTGTAAAATCCCATACATCGTGTAAAG ACGAAAATCTCATACCTGGTACGGAAGGACCAAAATTCACCGAACCCCAAGACATAATCATATCGAAGTCAACACGGCATCTATTATTTTCTGAACTGCCAAATTTCACTTACAACACATCTGGTGGGTACGAAGTTGATATCATACCTGAAGTACAAGACCTGACAGGAAGAACGACATCAGAATCTACTGATCATGAAATATCACTATGCAATCCAAATCCGTGCCAGAACGGCGGAGAATGTGAGGTACTAGATTCCGGTGGTTTCCAGTGCCACTGCCCTACCACGTACAGTGGAACTGTTTGTTCCAATCCCGAGGAAGTTAAAG AACATAAATCAGCTGCATTCAATGGACATTCGTACgtgcagttaaaaaaattaaaagcataCCACAGGTTTAGTTTAGAAAtggaatttaaaagtttttcggACGATGGAATTCTTTTATACGACCAACAACAACCAGATGGATCTGGTGATTTTATTTCGATTGCAATAgtcaataa gTTTGTAGAATTCAAGTACAATCTGGGCAACGGAGCCGTAGTATTGACATCTGCACACCCGATTACGATCGGCACTCGGCATAAGATCATAGCCAAACGATATCAAAAAGACGGTCTGCTACAGTTTGAAAATTTCGAGCCAGTTCGATCAGTGTCCATGGGGTCACTGAGATCGTTAGACCTGAACGACAACGCATACATTGGATACGTACCGATTGTGCACCAaaa GATATTTGAAAACATTGGTGTCAAATCGGGACTGATCGGATGCGTGCACAGTATAAAAATAGGACGTTATTCTGTGAACTTGTTGGGATTCGAAGATGGTGATTTGGTAACAAATTCTGAAGGCGTAACGGAATGTCAAAAGGGTTGTTCAAATGGCACGTGTGCTTGTACAG gaAATTCGTGTTACGATGACATGGCCTGTTCGTCAGAGCCCTGCAGCTTCGGATCTACTTGCGAGTCATTGCCGGGCGGCCGACACGCCTGTTTTTGTCTACCAGGATTAACCGGCGCCAACTgtgataaat TCGAGTACGGTTTGACCAAATACTTTTCACCGGAATTCAACGGTAAGAACTCATTCCTTACTATACCGCTGATCGAAGACCTTCGTAGGACCACTCGCCTAGAACTATGGTTTGGAACGAAATCTGACAGTGGCTTGTTACTGTACAGTGGTCAATCGTACACGGGACAAGGAGATTTCATTTCTGTATACTTGACTGCCGGCCGAGTGAGACTCGTTTACGATTTGGGCAACGGAAAGACGAATATCAC TACGGATGAGAAGATTGTTTTTCTACCTCAATggaatttacttaaaatcaaaAGATTCGACAACCAAGCTTCCATTCAACTGAACAACGGCAACGTTACCACTATCAGCTCCAGTTCCCCACTTGTTGAGTTGAATTTAGAACTACCGTTATACATTGGTGGTGTACC TGAAACTGTTCTGTTGAATCAAGAGTCGATCGCCAACAAACCTTTCGATGGTATCATACAGAGGGTGATTCTCAACGAAAAAGCGTGTAACCTATCTTCTGGTCTTAATCAGGAGGTAATACCCTATCGAGGTGCTCCTTGTGGTTACGCACCGTGTCTGAATGGCGGTACATGTTTTCCGGTTTTGTCTAGATTTTTATGCCATTGTGGTCCGAAACATTTCGGTCCGTTATGTGAACACA cgtataaatcataa
- the LOC114119139 gene encoding uncharacterized protein LOC114119139, which produces MSFIVHFIAFVSMTFVVVTSDLQYADTSLECLNQIDIATRPHSERIKFLQEMMETDYLWWPILNERVRVKQITYHNQYMEFNEETMYNEVLALESVSNLLASKAFPASDVNFTMEVIKTATVCSALKHISFQGLMLFQLLHKVTTIEPLEKLLFVMWMVDMVYVVIDKLTTMNDTEPLLLLNSMRVGLIHLHRSILEKVPNLNFEFLHKVGEEMFNEVTKLCVKEAEKDGYYKALVTNLNRTKWVDSLKTHHVLITEYLNDSNDMAEIDTIKLFKGPIDINVNIDVNGIAKLEEGVLKRAYGANFVQSNFLFENLTVHTLIKSQWKTILRSDKRYKVPKNDDSLKDSLEDSPEDSPEDSPEDS; this is translated from the coding sequence ATGTCGTTCATTGTACACTTTATCGCGTTCGTGTCAATGACTTTCGTGGTGGTCACGTCTGATCTGCAATATGCGGACACGTCGCTTGAGTGCCTGAACCAAATAGACATCGCGACGAGACCACACTCGGAGAGAATAAAGTTCTTGCAGGAAATGATGGAGACAGACTACCTTTGGTGGCCAATACTCAACGAGAGGGTGCGTGTTAAACAGATAACATACCACAACCAGTACATGGAGTTCAATGAGGAAACTATGTACAATGAGGTGTTGGCGTTGGAAAGTGTTTCTAATTTGTTAGCATCCAAGGCATTCCCCGCCAGTGacgtaaattttacaatggaGGTGATAAAGACCGCAACGGTGTGTTCAGCGCTTAAGCATATCTCGTTTCAGGGACTAATGCTCTTTCAACTACTACATAAAGTAACTACGATAGAACCCTTGGAGaaactattatttgttatgtgGATGGTGGACATGGTCTATGTGGTCATTGACAAGTTGACAACGATGAACGACACTGAACCACTGCTGCTACTTAACAGTATGCGCGTGGGCCTTATCCATCTCCATCGTTCAATATTGGAAAAAGTGccaaatttgaatttcgaaTTCCTTCACAAAGTTGGAGAGGAAATGTTCAATGAAGTCACAAAATTATGCGTCAAAGAAGCCGAAAAAGATGGCTATTACAAGGCGTTAGTCACCAATTTAAATAGAACCAAATGGGTCGACAGTCTAAAAACCCACCACGTACTAATCACTGAATACCTGAACGACTCCAACGATATGGCTGAAattgatacaataaaattatttaaagggCCAATCGATATCAACGTTAATATAGATGTAAATGGTATCGCTAAACTAGAGGAAGGCGTTTTGAAAAGAGCTTATGGTGCAAACTTTGTTCAATCgaactttttatttgaaaacttgaCCGTACATACGTTAATTAAATCGCAGTGGAAAACTATACTCAGATCTGACAAACGTTATAAGGTGCCTAAAAATGATGACTCTCTGAAGGACTCTCTGGAGGACTCTCCGGAGGACTCTCCTGAGGATTCTCCCGAGGACTCATAG